A region of Lacinutrix sp. Hel_I_90 DNA encodes the following proteins:
- the purB gene encoding adenylosuccinate lyase, whose product MSLTHLNAISPIDGRYRNKVEKLTHYFSEEALIKYRVLVEIEYFIALCEQPLPQLKGVNPSVFEALRNIYKDFTTKDAQAIKDIEKVTNHDVKAVEYFIKEQFDKLDLNDYKEFIHFGLTSQDINNTAIPLSIKEAMNDVYVPGYFEVVEKLKALAEEWKDIPMLARTHGQPASPTRLGKEIQVFVVRLEEQFNLLNDIPSAAKFGGATGNFNAHKVAYPAIDWRAFGSTFVQDKLGLQHSFPTTQIEHYDHLAALFDCMKRINTILIDLDRDIWTYVSMDYFKQKIKAGEVGSSAMPHKVNPIDFENSEGNLGMANAIFEHLSAKLPISRLQRDLTDSTVLRNVGVPFGHTLIGFQSTLKGLSKLLLNEPKFAQDLENNWAVVAEAIQTILRREAYPNPYEALKGLTRTNEAITKTSISNFIDTLAVSDAIKTELKAISPSNYTGI is encoded by the coding sequence ATGTCATTAACACACCTAAATGCCATCTCTCCTATTGATGGTCGTTATAGAAATAAAGTAGAAAAATTAACCCATTATTTTTCTGAAGAAGCGCTTATAAAGTACCGTGTTTTAGTAGAAATCGAATATTTTATAGCACTCTGCGAGCAACCTTTACCGCAATTAAAAGGTGTAAACCCTTCTGTTTTTGAAGCACTTCGTAATATTTACAAAGACTTTACAACGAAAGATGCACAAGCCATTAAAGACATTGAAAAAGTCACCAACCACGATGTTAAAGCGGTTGAGTATTTTATAAAAGAACAGTTTGACAAACTAGACCTCAACGATTACAAAGAGTTTATTCACTTTGGATTAACTTCTCAAGATATTAATAACACAGCTATACCATTAAGTATTAAGGAAGCCATGAACGACGTTTATGTGCCTGGCTATTTTGAAGTGGTAGAAAAACTAAAAGCGTTAGCTGAAGAATGGAAAGACATCCCAATGCTAGCGAGAACGCATGGACAACCGGCATCACCAACTCGTCTGGGTAAAGAAATCCAAGTATTTGTTGTGCGCTTAGAAGAGCAGTTTAATTTATTGAATGATATCCCAAGTGCTGCAAAATTTGGTGGAGCTACAGGAAATTTTAATGCTCATAAAGTGGCGTATCCGGCAATAGACTGGAGAGCTTTTGGAAGCACCTTTGTTCAGGACAAATTAGGCTTACAGCACTCATTCCCAACCACACAAATTGAGCATTATGACCATTTGGCGGCTTTGTTTGATTGCATGAAACGTATTAATACGATTCTCATCGATTTAGATCGTGATATTTGGACCTACGTGTCTATGGACTATTTTAAACAAAAAATTAAAGCTGGAGAAGTAGGAAGTTCTGCCATGCCTCATAAAGTAAATCCTATCGATTTTGAAAATTCCGAAGGTAATTTAGGGATGGCTAACGCTATTTTTGAACACTTATCTGCAAAACTACCAATCTCACGTTTGCAACGGGATTTAACAGACAGTACGGTATTGCGTAATGTAGGTGTACCTTTCGGTCATACTTTAATTGGTTTTCAATCGACGCTAAAAGGCTTAAGTAAATTATTGTTAAACGAGCCAAAATTTGCTCAGGATTTAGAGAATAACTGGGCTGTAGTAGCAGAGGCGATTCAGACGATTTTACGTCGGGAAGCCTACCCAAACCCTTATGAAGCTTTAAAAGGCTTGACAAGAACGAACGAAGCGATTACCAAAACATCGATTTCAAACTTTATTGACACCTTAGCCGTAAGTGATGCTATAAAAACTGAATTGAAGGCCATTTCACCAAGTAACTATACCGGTATATAA
- a CDS encoding DUF1028 domain-containing protein: MKTVKFLLIVIVSQSIFAQSYKKSEPFTHTYSIVARDSVTGDIGVAVQSHWFSVGSVVTYGKAGVGVVATQSLVNPMYGPKGLELMAEGKAPQEALNLLLETDTGNAYRQVAFLDVNGNVATHTGDLCIEAAGHKQGKNFSVQANMMLNNTVWTAMASAFESTKGDLSTRILAALKAAENEKGDIRGKQSAAILIVKGKATGNSWEDTIMDLRVEDNENPIQELERLVTIHKAYDFMNKGDLAMEKGDTKAAESLYLNAQKLFPENIEMKFWYAINLLNNKQYEKARPVLKEIYKADKNWKTLTSRLVKSKLLVISAEELNAVLKL; encoded by the coding sequence ATGAAAACCGTTAAATTTCTATTAATTGTAATAGTCTCTCAAAGTATTTTTGCTCAAAGCTATAAAAAATCAGAACCTTTTACACATACCTATTCTATTGTCGCACGCGATTCTGTTACTGGCGATATAGGTGTTGCTGTTCAAAGTCATTGGTTTAGTGTTGGGAGCGTGGTTACTTATGGAAAAGCAGGTGTGGGTGTTGTGGCAACACAATCTCTGGTGAATCCTATGTACGGTCCAAAAGGCTTGGAGCTAATGGCAGAAGGAAAAGCACCGCAAGAGGCTTTAAATTTGCTTTTGGAAACAGATACAGGAAATGCCTACCGTCAAGTAGCCTTTTTGGATGTGAACGGAAATGTGGCGACACATACTGGCGATTTATGTATTGAAGCCGCTGGGCATAAACAGGGTAAAAACTTTTCTGTTCAAGCCAATATGATGCTAAACAATACCGTTTGGACGGCTATGGCAAGTGCTTTTGAAAGCACTAAAGGCGATTTAAGCACACGCATTTTGGCTGCTTTAAAAGCTGCTGAAAATGAAAAAGGCGATATTAGAGGTAAGCAAAGTGCGGCTATTTTAATAGTAAAGGGAAAAGCGACTGGTAATAGTTGGGAGGATACCATTATGGATTTACGCGTTGAAGATAATGAAAACCCCATTCAGGAATTAGAGCGTTTGGTGACCATTCATAAAGCCTATGATTTTATGAATAAAGGGGATTTGGCGATGGAAAAAGGCGATACTAAAGCCGCTGAATCTTTATATCTGAATGCACAAAAACTATTTCCTGAAAATATAGAAATGAAATTTTGGTATGCTATTAATCTTTTAAATAATAAGCAATACGAGAAAGCAAGACCTGTTTTAAAAGAGATATATAAAGCCGATAAGAATTGGAAAACACTCACCAGTCGCTTGGTGAAAAGTAAACTGTTAGTGATTTCTGCAGAAGAACTTAACGCTGTTTTAAAACTTTAA
- a CDS encoding heme-binding domain-containing protein, translating into MKIVKKILLVLLVVFIIAQFFGPERNEGSMESVNAFLAETKPSEEVKAILTETCFDCHSNHTVYPWYNKITPVNYWLAEHVADGKKHFNVSQWDNYSIKKKDHKFEELIEEVEEKEMPLPSYTYTHSGANLTEAQIKQMVAWGNKVRMGYALAPRPE; encoded by the coding sequence ATGAAAATAGTAAAAAAAATACTTTTGGTTTTACTGGTAGTCTTTATAATTGCCCAATTTTTTGGACCAGAAAGAAATGAAGGGTCTATGGAATCTGTTAATGCTTTCTTAGCAGAAACAAAGCCATCGGAAGAAGTAAAGGCAATTTTAACCGAAACATGTTTTGATTGCCACAGTAATCACACTGTATATCCTTGGTATAATAAGATTACACCAGTGAATTATTGGTTAGCAGAACATGTTGCTGATGGTAAAAAACATTTTAATGTGTCGCAATGGGATAATTATTCTATTAAGAAAAAGGATCACAAGTTTGAAGAACTCATAGAGGAAGTTGAAGAAAAAGAAATGCCTTTGCCTAGTTATACCTATACGCATAGCGGTGCTAATTTAACAGAGGCACAAATCAAGCAAATGGTAGCTTGGGGAAATAAAGTAAGAATGGGTTATGCACTGGCTCCCAGACCTGAATAA
- a CDS encoding glycosyltransferase, whose product MNKTLLIIGFVWPEPKSSAAGSRMMHLINLFQSKNYDITFATACAKSDNAFDLKSIGVKTEGITLNNASFDAFIKEVNPDVVLFDRFMIEEQFGWRVAQQCPNAVRLLDTEDLHCLRKGRKQALDEQSVFDTNYLYNEIAKREIASIYRCDLSIIISEVEIDILIHQFKVNEHLLYYLPFLLNTISLKEQKALPNFKQREHFITVGNFLHEPNIDGVKYLKDAIWPRIRKKLPTAEMHVYGAYESQKGTALIDESQGFFIKGFVDDINLAMQQHRVCLVPLRYGAGLKGKLVDAMLNGIPCVTTSIGAEGMYGNLEPNGFIEDDPINFANKAIELYTNKIFWTGKQKHGVDVVNLRFDKQLFVADFLQRLELLQKGLVAHRKSNFTGSMLMHHTMQSTKFMSRWIEAKNKVQI is encoded by the coding sequence TTGAATAAAACCCTTTTAATTATAGGTTTTGTATGGCCTGAGCCCAAAAGCTCTGCTGCTGGAAGCAGAATGATGCACTTAATAAACCTATTCCAGTCTAAAAACTACGACATCACGTTTGCAACCGCTTGCGCTAAAAGCGATAACGCATTCGATTTAAAAAGCATAGGAGTTAAAACAGAAGGCATAACCTTAAATAATGCTAGTTTTGATGCTTTTATAAAAGAAGTAAATCCAGATGTCGTACTCTTTGATCGCTTTATGATTGAAGAACAATTTGGATGGCGTGTGGCACAACAGTGTCCTAATGCTGTTCGTTTACTAGATACAGAAGATCTGCATTGTTTACGTAAAGGCCGAAAACAAGCTTTAGATGAACAATCGGTTTTTGACACTAATTATCTCTATAATGAAATCGCAAAACGAGAAATAGCCAGTATTTATAGATGCGATTTGAGTATTATAATTTCGGAAGTTGAAATTGATATTTTAATACATCAGTTTAAAGTCAATGAGCATTTATTATACTACCTGCCTTTTTTACTCAACACCATATCTTTAAAAGAACAAAAAGCATTACCTAATTTTAAACAGCGGGAACATTTTATTACGGTGGGTAATTTTTTACATGAACCTAATATTGATGGTGTAAAATATTTAAAAGACGCTATTTGGCCAAGGATTAGAAAAAAACTACCCACAGCGGAAATGCATGTTTATGGTGCATACGAATCTCAAAAAGGAACAGCTTTAATCGATGAAAGTCAGGGGTTTTTTATTAAAGGTTTTGTAGACGATATTAACCTTGCCATGCAGCAGCACCGCGTTTGTTTAGTGCCTTTACGTTATGGTGCTGGTCTAAAAGGAAAGCTTGTTGATGCTATGTTAAATGGGATACCCTGTGTTACAACCAGTATTGGAGCAGAAGGGATGTACGGTAATTTAGAGCCTAACGGTTTTATTGAAGATGATCCCATCAATTTTGCAAACAAGGCGATAGAATTGTACACCAATAAAATTTTCTGGACAGGAAAACAGAAACATGGTGTGGATGTCGTTAATCTACGTTTTGATAAGCAACTTTTTGTTGCTGATTTTCTACAAAGATTAGAATTGCTTCAAAAAGGTTTAGTTGCACACCGAAAAAGTAATTTCACAGGGAGCATGCTCATGCATCACACGATGCAAAGCACTAAGTTTATGAGCAGGTGGATTGAGGCGAAGAATAAGGTTCAAATCTAA
- a CDS encoding KTSC domain-containing protein has product MKRINEYKKLFNVEQDMTLKSLKSSYRNLVKEWHPDKFQEGDEKAHEAELMSRKIIDGYHFLVSMAPETITANKEEYETTITSAIMDWKHKGLLLEVTFLDGNTYEYFGVNKALYIKFSQSDKQTRFGKRSIFNSFPYRKIKKQEVTA; this is encoded by the coding sequence ATGAAGCGTATTAACGAGTACAAAAAACTATTTAATGTAGAGCAAGACATGACTTTAAAAAGTTTAAAGTCGTCTTATAGAAATTTAGTTAAAGAATGGCATCCAGATAAGTTTCAAGAAGGTGATGAAAAAGCGCATGAAGCAGAATTGATGAGTCGTAAAATTATTGACGGCTACCACTTTTTAGTAAGTATGGCACCAGAGACTATCACAGCAAATAAAGAAGAATACGAGACAACGATTACCAGCGCAATTATGGACTGGAAACATAAAGGCCTATTACTTGAAGTGACTTTTTTAGATGGTAATACTTATGAATACTTTGGCGTAAATAAAGCCTTATACATTAAGTTTTCACAAAGTGACAAACAAACGCGTTTTGGAAAGCGTAGTATTTTCAATTCGTTTCCCTACAGAAAAATTAAAAAACAAGAAGTTACTGCTTAA
- a CDS encoding class I SAM-dependent methyltransferase, with product MKRFLTIDDIIDVLHKIKQRGLGFLLSKLNIYGIKRTEKTFNQLDYESADWWIIPKVKQRWNLLISGNKNLDYKRYLVENHLQNRKGLRLISLGSGSSHHEIELAKYSNFEEIICVDIAGDRMLEAEARSNKLNLKNIKFVCADFNNYSIPKEYFDIVFFHASLHHFDNIESFVESTIKNSLKTDGFLVINEYVGATRLQFPKHQIAKINDALKIIPKKYRTRYKSNLLKRKYYGSGILRMIIADPSECIDSASILPAIHSNFYTIIEKPYGGNILMNVLKDISHHFTHLDSKKNLILEELFSLEDEYIANNSSDFIFGIYQKRSPTKNIVHS from the coding sequence ATGAAAAGATTTTTAACAATAGACGATATAATTGATGTCTTGCATAAGATTAAGCAAAGAGGGCTAGGTTTTCTTTTATCTAAATTGAACATTTATGGCATAAAAAGGACTGAGAAAACTTTTAACCAATTAGACTATGAAAGTGCAGACTGGTGGATAATTCCAAAAGTTAAGCAACGCTGGAACCTACTAATTTCAGGAAATAAGAATTTGGATTATAAAAGATATTTAGTTGAAAATCATCTGCAAAACAGGAAAGGACTCAGATTAATATCTTTAGGGAGTGGTTCTAGTCATCATGAGATAGAATTAGCTAAATATTCGAATTTTGAAGAAATTATATGTGTTGACATTGCTGGAGATAGAATGTTAGAAGCTGAAGCTCGATCAAATAAACTAAACCTTAAAAATATAAAATTTGTTTGTGCTGATTTTAATAACTACAGTATTCCCAAAGAATATTTTGATATTGTTTTTTTTCATGCATCGCTACATCACTTTGATAATATAGAGAGCTTCGTAGAGTCCACAATTAAAAACAGTTTAAAAACAGATGGATTCCTGGTTATTAATGAATACGTGGGGGCAACTAGACTGCAATTTCCAAAGCATCAAATTGCAAAAATTAATGACGCTTTAAAAATAATACCAAAAAAATATAGAACTAGATACAAATCTAATTTGTTAAAAAGGAAATATTATGGATCGGGTATTTTAAGAATGATTATAGCTGACCCTTCAGAGTGTATAGATTCTGCAAGTATATTACCAGCTATTCATTCAAATTTTTATACAATTATTGAAAAACCATATGGAGGAAATATACTAATGAATGTATTAAAAGATATATCTCATCATTTTACACATTTAGATTCAAAAAAAAATCTCATATTAGAAGAACTCTTCTCGTTAGAAGATGAATATATAGCTAACAATTCTTCTGATTTTATTTTTGGAATATATCAAAAACGATCACCAACAAAGAATATAGTGCATTCATAA
- a CDS encoding SgcJ/EcaC family oxidoreductase, with product MRLSRIKFIYKLTFTFLLMSIAGFAQQQPDTEFNAHIKDPRFTKAVSPVIAIDEMHNNLHKVNSNFAPFAKLAREDGYTVNGLKSWNNLNTTDILVIANAINNKNMGNWQRPIYPAFQQNEIDKVKNYVSQGGSLLLIADHMPFSGATNELALAFGFNFCDGFAQLSEKEKNQEVFSLANSRLENSIITDGTLGTKIERVVSFTGSSFTAPEEAIGVLKFQQGDTCLKPKIAWQFDEDTKALDISGNYQGAIMKYGKGKIAVFGEAAMFTAQAIQQNGNTFKVGFNAAFAPQNVDFIRNVLYWLAKDIKLTQTQNNVEKEILEINKLMEASFNNKGYETVANFYTNDAVMIGCNPKDVIGIENIQSYWKLFSGKLRWELENIEIKALGDGYALQRGYSTVYYKTSDGNESTSKSIFSLVWKKTNAGWKMMLDHFAGR from the coding sequence ATGAGACTATCCCGTATTAAATTTATTTATAAACTAACATTTACTTTCCTACTTATGTCTATTGCGGGTTTTGCACAGCAACAGCCAGATACAGAATTTAACGCTCATATTAAAGACCCTCGATTTACAAAGGCGGTATCCCCAGTAATAGCAATAGATGAAATGCACAACAATTTGCATAAAGTCAACAGCAATTTCGCGCCATTTGCAAAATTAGCAAGAGAAGATGGTTATACTGTTAATGGGTTGAAATCATGGAATAATCTCAACACAACAGACATACTCGTAATAGCCAATGCAATTAATAATAAGAATATGGGCAACTGGCAACGCCCTATTTATCCTGCTTTTCAGCAGAACGAAATTGATAAGGTGAAAAATTATGTTTCCCAAGGAGGAAGCCTCTTACTAATTGCAGATCACATGCCATTTTCTGGAGCAACTAACGAACTCGCTTTAGCCTTTGGATTCAATTTTTGTGATGGTTTTGCTCAATTATCTGAAAAAGAAAAAAATCAAGAGGTTTTTTCTTTAGCAAATTCCAGATTGGAAAATTCTATTATTACAGATGGGACTTTGGGAACTAAAATAGAACGAGTTGTTTCTTTTACAGGCTCCTCATTTACAGCTCCTGAAGAAGCCATTGGTGTTTTAAAATTTCAACAAGGGGATACTTGTTTAAAGCCAAAAATTGCGTGGCAGTTTGATGAAGACACAAAAGCCTTAGATATAAGTGGAAACTATCAAGGTGCTATTATGAAGTATGGAAAAGGAAAAATTGCAGTTTTTGGCGAGGCAGCCATGTTTACCGCACAAGCCATACAACAAAATGGAAATACCTTTAAGGTAGGCTTTAACGCTGCATTTGCACCACAAAATGTTGATTTTATCAGGAATGTGTTATACTGGTTAGCAAAAGATATAAAATTAACCCAAACGCAAAATAATGTGGAAAAGGAAATTTTAGAAATCAATAAACTTATGGAAGCGTCTTTTAATAATAAAGGTTATGAAACTGTTGCTAACTTTTATACGAATGATGCTGTAATGATAGGGTGTAACCCTAAAGACGTTATAGGTATAGAAAATATACAATCCTATTGGAAACTATTTTCAGGCAAACTACGGTGGGAATTAGAAAACATTGAAATAAAAGCACTTGGTGATGGTTATGCTTTACAAAGAGGCTATTCTACTGTATATTACAAGACGAGTGACGGTAATGAATCTACGTCTAAATCTATTTTTTCGCTCGTATGGAAAAAAACTAATGCAGGTTGGAAAATGATGCTTGATCATTTTGCTGGGAGATAA
- a CDS encoding VOC family protein, whose protein sequence is MDSLSPNIFVKDISETVNFYKTIGFQVVMTVPEESEFVWVMMTCGKVSFMFQSFQSLGSELPEISRQNGGSLLLYIQIKHIKQFHDKIKGKVNVIKGLEKTFYGATEFSILDLNGYVLTFAEHEN, encoded by the coding sequence ATGGATTCACTTTCACCCAACATATTTGTTAAAGACATAAGCGAGACTGTTAATTTTTATAAAACCATAGGATTTCAAGTTGTTATGACCGTTCCGGAAGAAAGCGAGTTTGTATGGGTGATGATGACTTGCGGAAAAGTAAGTTTTATGTTTCAATCATTCCAGAGTTTGGGTTCAGAACTACCAGAAATATCAAGACAAAATGGAGGTTCATTATTACTATACATCCAAATAAAACACATTAAACAATTTCACGATAAAATAAAGGGCAAAGTGAACGTCATAAAAGGCCTTGAGAAAACATTTTATGGTGCAACAGAATTTTCAATTTTAGACCTTAATGGTTACGTCCTTACCTTTGCAGAACATGAAAATTAA
- a CDS encoding DUF1801 domain-containing protein, whose amino-acid sequence MKKSENEKVQKFLDEIMLIAAGKADTLIEIREIVFNHFPKTDERIMYGGIVFFLNDEMFSGLFLNKKHISLEFSKGFLMEDPNSFLEGKGKYRRHLKLLTKEDILSKDVSSFVKQAI is encoded by the coding sequence ATGAAAAAATCTGAAAATGAAAAAGTTCAAAAATTTTTGGACGAAATAATGTTGATCGCTGCAGGAAAGGCTGATACCCTCATTGAAATACGTGAAATCGTTTTTAATCATTTTCCAAAAACTGACGAAAGGATAATGTATGGTGGCATTGTATTCTTTCTCAATGACGAAATGTTTAGTGGGTTATTCTTAAACAAGAAACATATCTCCCTTGAATTTTCTAAAGGATTCCTAATGGAAGATCCTAACAGCTTCCTTGAAGGAAAGGGTAAATACCGAAGACACCTAAAGCTATTGACAAAAGAAGATATTTTAAGCAAAGACGTTTCCTCTTTTGTGAAACAAGCAATATAA
- a CDS encoding SRPBCC domain-containing protein has translation MKNLLITLLFILVSPFTFGQDNSGVELKRVTSKIDSTKTPELVLIQEFTVKSPIDSVWNAYTTKKGYESWAAPLAEVDLKVGGFIKSNYNKEGKIGDSTTIITHIINYVPNRLITLQAEITDNFPEFMKKEAKDFYNVIYFEEMEDGYTSVKSYGIGYKNNPKYLSLMNYFIPANEKILMNLITHLERE, from the coding sequence ATGAAAAACTTACTGATAACATTATTGTTTATTCTTGTGAGTCCATTCACTTTTGGACAAGATAATTCTGGCGTCGAACTGAAAAGAGTAACATCAAAAATTGACTCAACCAAAACGCCGGAATTAGTTTTAATTCAAGAATTCACAGTCAAGTCACCAATTGATTCAGTTTGGAACGCATACACAACTAAAAAAGGTTATGAAAGTTGGGCAGCACCATTAGCCGAAGTGGATTTAAAAGTTGGCGGATTTATTAAATCTAACTACAATAAAGAAGGTAAGATAGGAGACAGCACCACAATTATTACTCACATTATAAATTACGTCCCTAACAGATTGATTACACTCCAAGCTGAAATTACTGATAACTTCCCTGAATTTATGAAAAAAGAGGCGAAAGACTTTTATAATGTTATCTATTTTGAAGAAATGGAAGATGGATATACGAGTGTTAAATCTTATGGAATTGGATATAAAAATAATCCGAAATACCTCTCACTAATGAACTATTTCATTCCAGCAAACGAAAAGATTTTAATGAATTTAATAACTCATTTAGAAAGAGAATAA
- a CDS encoding integrase core domain-containing protein has protein sequence MAERVNAILKDEFHLHQTFANVAHAKRATKNTNNLYNEIRFHLSLDYETANMVYHLSA, from the coding sequence ATGGCAGAACGCGTAAACGCCATCTTAAAAGACGAATTTCATCTCCACCAGACCTTTGCAAATGTAGCACACGCCAAGAGAGCAACAAAAAATACAAATAATCTATATAACGAAATTAGATTCCATTTATCTTTAGACTATGAAACAGCTAATATGGTATATCATTTATCAGCCTAA
- a CDS encoding CPBP family intramembrane glutamic endopeptidase, protein MNLNITNTVSKSTNYKGFLFDLIIYISIMFLVREIYIPKVGFIANGLYWSFTTLIIATWRMKVRNVTWKELGLRKPENLWRTLGVSSIILAATMLSLIAFNILIDLLPFSLGADTSSESAVSKFGNLKGNWGHFFLIIPFILLESMLEELLDRGFLMNWIEKLFSSTSFATVIAVILQAAIFGFRHSNDFSERSITVGIIGLVMGIAYVKFGRNLWPLIIAHCVLNSGSMIGRVID, encoded by the coding sequence ATGAATCTCAACATTACCAATACAGTTTCAAAATCAACCAATTATAAAGGATTTCTTTTTGACCTAATTATTTACATTTCTATAATGTTTTTGGTTAGAGAAATATATATTCCAAAAGTAGGATTTATAGCAAATGGTCTTTATTGGTCATTCACAACCTTAATTATAGCAACGTGGAGAATGAAGGTAAGAAATGTTACTTGGAAAGAATTAGGCCTACGAAAACCAGAGAATTTATGGAGAACATTAGGAGTTTCATCTATAATTCTTGCTGCTACAATGTTATCATTAATAGCGTTTAATATTTTAATAGACCTTTTACCATTTTCCTTAGGCGCAGATACTTCATCCGAAAGCGCTGTTTCTAAATTTGGAAACTTGAAAGGAAATTGGGGACATTTTTTTCTAATTATTCCTTTCATTCTACTTGAGTCAATGTTAGAGGAATTATTAGATAGAGGCTTTTTAATGAATTGGATTGAAAAGTTGTTTTCTTCGACATCTTTCGCAACTGTTATAGCTGTGATACTACAAGCGGCAATTTTTGGTTTTAGACATTCTAATGATTTTTCCGAAAGGTCAATTACAGTTGGTATTATTGGTTTAGTTATGGGAATAGCATATGTAAAGTTTGGACGAAATTTATGGCCATTAATTATTGCTCATTGTGTACTTAATTCAGGTTCTATGATTGGCAGAGTAATTGATTAA
- a CDS encoding YozE family protein: protein MTINKFIKDCASLDSPIGDLANDILGDKNFPSKKSDKEKLEYLETQTRRGGTNETFQEFLAEYKRVK from the coding sequence ATGACAATAAACAAATTTATTAAAGACTGTGCTTCACTCGACAGTCCAATTGGAGATTTAGCAAACGATATTTTAGGCGACAAAAATTTTCCGTCAAAAAAATCTGATAAAGAAAAATTGGAATATTTAGAAACCCAAACAAGGAGAGGCGGAACGAATGAAACGTTTCAAGAATTTCTTGCGGAATATAAAAGAGTAAAGTAG
- a CDS encoding reverse transcriptase family protein, with protein sequence MKKRVKDLAYALKIDKSLLLKLSSSLDLNESKFYRNWDEPKTDEKGQPRFENGKPLTRPINAPVNKLKFVQSRLLNNVLYKLKLPEYFFGGLKKKDAVLNARYHQGNKYFFLTDLKDFYPSVHFTTVETALRKEGFYPDIAKLITRISTKEGAIPQGCPTSSFLASLVVFHSCGDLFEKYKNDGLKVSVYVDDITISSPVDFKDRTPQILEELRNRGLKINFKKTHYCTHNPIVTGIQVKNNAISPLPHTFERSVDLTRSEASRNGHIQRIKYIKRIAEKKNAP encoded by the coding sequence ATGAAGAAAAGAGTAAAAGATTTAGCTTATGCTTTAAAAATAGATAAAAGTTTACTTCTAAAATTATCTTCCTCTCTTGACTTAAACGAAAGTAAATTTTACAGAAATTGGGATGAACCTAAAACAGATGAAAAAGGACAACCAAGATTTGAAAATGGAAAACCTTTAACAAGACCAATAAACGCTCCTGTCAACAAATTAAAATTTGTTCAATCTAGATTATTGAATAATGTCTTGTATAAACTTAAACTACCTGAATATTTTTTTGGAGGCTTAAAGAAAAAAGATGCGGTTTTAAACGCCCGTTATCATCAAGGAAACAAGTATTTCTTCCTTACCGATTTAAAAGACTTCTACCCGTCTGTTCATTTCACGACTGTTGAAACTGCCTTAAGAAAAGAAGGATTTTACCCAGATATCGCAAAACTGATAACTCGTATTTCAACTAAAGAAGGAGCTATTCCCCAAGGTTGTCCGACTTCTTCATTTTTAGCTTCATTGGTTGTTTTTCATAGTTGTGGCGACTTGTTTGAAAAATATAAAAATGACGGATTAAAAGTTTCAGTCTATGTAGATGATATAACAATCTCAAGTCCAGTTGATTTTAAAGATAGGACACCTCAAATTTTGGAGGAACTGCGCAATCGTGGTTTGAAAATAAATTTTAAAAAGACTCACTACTGTACACATAATCCAATAGTTACAGGCATTCAAGTTAAAAATAACGCAATTAGTCCCTTACCTCACACTTTTGAACGGTCTGTCGATTTAACAAGAAGTGAAGCCTCTAGAAATGGACATATTCAACGAATAAAATATATAAAAAGAATTGCGGAGAAAAAAAACGCACCCTAA
- a CDS encoding helix-turn-helix domain-containing protein, which yields MNIGNAIKDLRQQKGFKQTDFAVECGLSQSYLSSIEKGRKEPTLSILKQIANALAIPMPVLVFFSLDKEDIAQSKQEAFRMLEPSIKGLISDVFIS from the coding sequence ATGAATATAGGTAATGCCATAAAAGATTTAAGACAGCAAAAAGGTTTCAAGCAAACTGATTTTGCTGTCGAATGTGGTTTGTCACAATCTTACCTTTCTTCAATTGAAAAAGGCAGAAAAGAACCTACATTAAGTATTCTAAAGCAAATTGCTAACGCTCTTGCTATACCAATGCCTGTATTGGTATTCTTTTCTCTTGATAAAGAAGATATAGCCCAGTCTAAGCAAGAAGCTTTCAGAATGTTAGAACCTTCTATCAAAGGTCTAATAAGTGATGTTTTCATTTCATAA